The following coding sequences are from one Brooklawnia cerclae window:
- a CDS encoding heavy metal translocating P-type ATPase yields the protein MIDVLVLALAAALTVGLGLFFFGPRRAGRAEVDDGVQIAHVTVKGGYSPQVLEVTRGMPVRLLFDRQESGECSSHVVFPDFRIDRVLPAYETTSVEFTPDQAGEFGFACGMNMLHGTLRVTEAGSTSSLPEGGSVAVIERPGNGTPGQPPVAGAGNSGAAGGQPRSAGDEQAAEDAARAGEITELRRRVSVGAVLSAPVLIAVMAHMFGATWVPGFLLNPWVQFALIAPVMVYTGWPVHRTGWLALAHRAPEMNSLVTLGTVAAFGYSLVVTIAPGVLPAGSREPYYEAVGTILTLMLLGQLLEARARAGTGEAIRALIGLQPRTARVLREGAETDLPVEQVVVGDLVVIRPGEKIPVDGDVVSGSSPVDESMVTGESLPVVKQAGDTVVGGTVNGTGSFRYRAARVGQDTMLAQIIQLVRNAQSSKAPIQRLADRVSGYFVPGVIGVAIWTFVAWWMVGPAPAGVYGLVAAVSVLVIACPCALGIATPLSITIATGKGARSGILVRDATALETAHRLDTIVVDKTGTVTNGRPVLTDIAPVSGFDANQLLALVASAERDSEHPLAQAIVDAAAERGLHVADATSFDSVTGQGVVAQVGGSNVLVGNRRLLASAGIPVEVLADDLERFAADGKTPMLVAVDRVPAGVVAVADTVKPGSAAAIADLTARGIDVVMMTGDNRTTAAAVAREVGVRRVVAEVRPQHKAREIERLQSEGRVVGMVGDGINDAPALAQADVGLAIGTGTDIAIESSDVTLISGELSGVVTAIDLSRAAMRNIHQNLGFAFGYNLLGIPLAAGALYPSTGLLLSPIIAGLAMAFSSLSVVLNANRLRGFAPAVTRDAQASAAPVPPDALRVEVGGAEDVWTEPPVSGPVAEHTKGTHTMNLFSHHHGDAHAAHAHDEGATRVVDPVCGMSIDPAKAAAAREYDGNTVYFCSQGCAKAFDEDPAKYLA from the coding sequence ATGATCGATGTACTTGTCCTCGCACTGGCGGCGGCTCTCACCGTGGGCTTGGGGCTGTTCTTCTTCGGCCCGCGACGAGCCGGACGGGCGGAGGTCGACGACGGCGTCCAGATCGCGCACGTGACGGTGAAGGGTGGCTACAGCCCCCAGGTACTGGAGGTGACGCGAGGCATGCCGGTGCGGCTGCTGTTCGATCGCCAGGAGTCGGGGGAGTGCTCGTCGCATGTGGTGTTCCCGGACTTCCGGATCGATCGCGTCCTGCCGGCGTACGAGACGACGTCTGTGGAGTTCACCCCGGACCAGGCCGGCGAGTTCGGCTTCGCCTGTGGCATGAACATGCTCCACGGCACGTTGCGGGTCACCGAGGCGGGCTCCACGTCCTCGCTCCCAGAAGGCGGATCGGTCGCGGTGATCGAGCGCCCCGGCAACGGGACGCCAGGGCAGCCCCCGGTCGCGGGCGCCGGGAACAGCGGCGCCGCAGGCGGGCAGCCGCGGTCGGCGGGAGACGAGCAGGCCGCGGAGGACGCCGCTCGGGCCGGGGAGATCACCGAGTTGCGGCGGAGGGTGAGCGTCGGCGCGGTGCTCAGCGCCCCCGTCCTGATCGCCGTGATGGCGCACATGTTCGGTGCCACCTGGGTGCCCGGTTTCCTGCTCAACCCGTGGGTGCAGTTCGCCTTGATCGCCCCGGTCATGGTCTACACGGGCTGGCCGGTGCATCGCACCGGTTGGCTGGCGCTGGCGCATCGTGCTCCCGAGATGAACTCGCTGGTCACGCTCGGCACCGTCGCGGCGTTCGGATACAGCCTGGTCGTCACCATCGCGCCGGGTGTGCTCCCGGCGGGCTCGCGCGAGCCGTACTACGAGGCCGTGGGCACGATCCTCACTCTGATGCTGCTCGGGCAGCTCCTGGAGGCGAGGGCTCGTGCCGGCACCGGGGAGGCGATCCGGGCCCTGATAGGGCTGCAACCCAGGACGGCGCGCGTGCTGCGTGAAGGCGCGGAGACCGACCTCCCGGTGGAGCAGGTGGTCGTCGGCGACCTGGTGGTCATCCGGCCTGGCGAGAAGATCCCGGTCGACGGCGACGTCGTCTCGGGTTCGTCCCCGGTGGACGAGTCCATGGTCACCGGTGAGTCGCTGCCCGTCGTCAAGCAGGCGGGCGACACGGTCGTCGGTGGGACGGTGAACGGCACGGGTTCGTTCCGTTACCGGGCCGCGAGGGTCGGGCAGGACACGATGCTCGCCCAGATCATCCAGCTCGTGCGCAACGCCCAGAGCTCGAAGGCACCCATCCAGCGCCTCGCGGACAGGGTCTCCGGCTATTTCGTGCCCGGGGTGATCGGCGTGGCGATCTGGACCTTCGTCGCCTGGTGGATGGTCGGCCCCGCCCCTGCGGGCGTGTACGGCCTGGTCGCGGCGGTATCCGTGCTCGTCATAGCCTGCCCGTGCGCGCTCGGGATCGCCACGCCGCTGTCGATCACGATCGCGACCGGCAAGGGCGCGCGTTCCGGAATCCTGGTACGCGACGCGACCGCGCTGGAGACCGCGCATCGGCTCGACACGATCGTGGTGGACAAGACGGGAACGGTCACCAACGGCCGTCCAGTGCTGACCGACATCGCTCCGGTTTCGGGGTTCGATGCGAATCAGCTGCTCGCCCTCGTGGCTTCGGCCGAGCGGGACTCCGAGCATCCGCTGGCCCAGGCGATCGTGGACGCCGCCGCTGAACGCGGCCTCCACGTCGCCGATGCCACGAGCTTCGACTCCGTCACGGGGCAGGGGGTGGTGGCCCAGGTCGGCGGCTCGAACGTGCTCGTCGGCAACCGCCGTCTCCTCGCCTCGGCGGGTATACCGGTTGAGGTCCTGGCTGACGACCTGGAGCGCTTCGCCGCGGACGGCAAGACACCGATGCTCGTCGCGGTCGATCGGGTGCCCGCCGGCGTGGTCGCGGTCGCCGACACCGTCAAGCCCGGTTCGGCTGCCGCCATCGCCGATCTGACCGCCCGTGGCATCGACGTGGTCATGATGACCGGCGACAACCGCACCACCGCGGCCGCGGTCGCGCGAGAGGTCGGCGTCCGCCGGGTGGTGGCAGAGGTCAGGCCGCAGCACAAGGCGCGCGAGATAGAACGGCTCCAGTCGGAGGGCCGGGTGGTCGGCATGGTCGGCGACGGCATCAACGACGCCCCCGCGCTCGCGCAGGCCGACGTCGGGCTCGCGATCGGCACCGGAACCGACATCGCGATCGAGTCGTCCGACGTCACCCTGATCTCGGGGGAGTTGTCGGGGGTGGTCACCGCCATCGACCTGTCGAGGGCTGCGATGCGGAACATCCACCAGAACCTCGGGTTCGCGTTCGGCTACAACCTGCTCGGCATCCCTCTGGCCGCGGGCGCGCTGTATCCGTCCACCGGATTGCTGCTCAGCCCGATCATCGCCGGGCTGGCCATGGCGTTCTCGTCGCTGTCGGTGGTGCTCAACGCCAACCGACTGCGCGGATTCGCCCCGGCGGTCACGCGGGACGCCCAGGCCTCCGCCGCCCCGGTACCGCCGGACGCGCTCCGGGTGGAGGTCGGGGGAGCCGAGGACGTCTGGACGGAACCGCCCGTATCAGGGCCTGTTGCCGAACACACGAAAGGAACCCACACCATGAATCTCTTCAGCCATCACCACGGCGACGCCCACGCGGCACACGCTCACGACGAGGGCGCCACGCGCGTCGTCGACCCGGTGTGCGGCATGTCGATCGACCCCGCCAAGGCAGCGGCGGCGCGCGAGTACGACGGGAACACCGTGTACTTCTGCTCGCAGGGTTGCGCCAAGGCCTTCGACGAGGACCCCGCGAAGTACCTCGCCTGA
- a CDS encoding sensor histidine kinase → MSLRGTTGSRGRTAVDGWSLGTRLFVSQAVVLVASVATAGLVAALIGPSLFHTHLLESGQEAGSPEMAHIEQAFTSTSVVSLGGGLLVALAFALIVTWYLTRRIRRPIATLADAAHRISAGDYSARVQIAGAGPELATLADSFNQMAERFGSVEDTRRRLLSDLAHELRTPIATLSAHLEGLGDGVVAWDDSTLAVLQNQAERLARLARDLDDVSRAEEGRIALDVSVQSSASLVERAVDQMRDRYAAKSVLLVGDADDSEVRVDPQRIAQVLDNLLANALRHTPSGGRVAVSAHRGHGGAVVITVADDGEGMTGEQLAHIFERFYRGDSARAHDEGGSGIGLTIARAIADAHGGRLGASSPGPGHGSTFTLALPGGSDAHPSRSS, encoded by the coding sequence ATGAGCCTGCGGGGGACGACCGGGTCGCGCGGCCGAACCGCCGTCGACGGGTGGTCGCTGGGGACGCGGCTGTTCGTCTCGCAGGCCGTCGTCCTCGTGGCGAGTGTCGCGACGGCAGGCCTGGTCGCCGCGCTCATCGGCCCGTCGCTGTTCCACACACACCTGCTCGAGTCCGGGCAGGAGGCGGGCTCGCCCGAGATGGCCCACATCGAGCAGGCGTTCACCAGCACCAGCGTGGTCTCGCTGGGTGGCGGCCTGCTGGTCGCGCTCGCGTTCGCCCTCATCGTGACGTGGTATCTCACCCGCCGCATCCGGCGTCCGATCGCCACGCTCGCCGATGCCGCCCACCGGATCAGCGCCGGGGACTACTCCGCACGGGTGCAGATCGCGGGCGCGGGCCCGGAGCTGGCAACCCTCGCCGACTCCTTCAACCAGATGGCCGAGCGGTTCGGGAGCGTGGAGGACACCCGCCGAAGGCTCCTGTCCGACCTGGCGCACGAGTTGCGGACCCCCATCGCCACCCTCAGCGCGCATCTCGAGGGCCTGGGAGACGGGGTCGTCGCGTGGGACGACTCCACCCTGGCGGTGCTGCAGAACCAGGCCGAGCGCCTCGCACGGCTGGCCCGCGATCTCGACGACGTCTCGCGAGCCGAGGAAGGACGCATCGCGCTCGACGTGAGCGTCCAGTCGTCGGCGTCCCTGGTAGAGCGTGCCGTCGACCAGATGCGCGACAGGTATGCCGCCAAATCCGTGCTCCTGGTGGGGGATGCGGACGACTCGGAGGTACGAGTCGATCCACAGCGGATCGCCCAGGTACTGGACAACCTGCTCGCCAACGCCCTGCGGCACACACCGAGCGGTGGCCGGGTCGCGGTGTCGGCCCACCGCGGGCACGGCGGCGCCGTCGTCATCACCGTCGCCGACGACGGCGAGGGTATGACCGGTGAGCAACTGGCCCACATCTTCGAGCGCTTCTACCGGGGAGACTCCGCACGCGCTCACGACGAGGGCGGCTCGGGCATCGGGCTCACGATCGCCAGGGCGATCGCCGACGCGCACGGGGGACGATTGGGCGCGTCGAGCCCCGGGCCGGGCCACGGCTCCACCTTCACCCTGGCCCTGCCGGGCGGCTCGGATGCGCACCCTTCTCGAAGCTCATAG
- a CDS encoding glutaredoxin: protein MTQPHDNGIRAVPRLTLVTSPGCHFCQDAHSVLAEFAGRGLVELGTVDAESSEGLALVETHRPAMFPLVLLDGRFFSNGRLPRRKLAHVLGVDRAGH from the coding sequence GTGACGCAACCCCATGACAACGGCATACGCGCCGTTCCCAGACTCACGCTGGTCACCTCGCCCGGCTGCCACTTCTGCCAGGACGCGCACAGCGTGCTGGCAGAGTTCGCCGGGCGAGGCCTGGTGGAACTCGGCACGGTGGACGCCGAGTCGAGCGAAGGGCTCGCCCTGGTCGAGACCCATCGTCCGGCGATGTTCCCCCTCGTGCTGCTCGACGGGCGCTTCTTCAGCAACGGCCGCTTGCCGCGGCGCAAGCTCGCCCACGTGCTGGGCGTCGACCGCGCGGGGCACTGA
- a CDS encoding ribbon-helix-helix domain-containing protein, which yields MSNKQPPEGFPVRFGPDVTVADIDLDSEEFRVGGHRLTEARAAELAVQAERRGGRPSLSGGRRHSPALNLRVSQADRDRLDAVAAKQGRRTSDVARDALREYLDRHAS from the coding sequence ATGAGCAATAAGCAGCCCCCCGAGGGGTTCCCGGTGCGGTTCGGGCCAGACGTGACAGTGGCCGATATCGATTTGGACAGCGAGGAGTTCCGGGTTGGCGGGCACCGGCTGACCGAGGCACGTGCGGCCGAGCTGGCCGTCCAGGCGGAGCGTCGTGGCGGGCGGCCGTCACTGTCCGGTGGCCGGCGGCATTCGCCCGCGCTGAATCTTCGGGTGTCGCAGGCTGATCGTGATCGGCTGGACGCGGTGGCTGCGAAGCAGGGCCGGCGGACGTCTGATGTGGCGCGTGATGCGCTGCGGGAGTACCTCGATCGGCATGCATCGTAG
- a CDS encoding TetR/AcrR family transcriptional regulator, which yields MGQEERRQQSMELKKRDIVDAAERVFFSKGYQSSSMNEVAKDAEFSKRTVYTYFTSKEQIYFEIMIRGYRLLLDRLERDLRETNPADALQELRCIFLTLFSFGQDHPDHFRAIMDYETKGSDNRPGVPDESRDECYRLGEQLFGHLAHALARGRAEGTFSDVADCGSAALTLWACAIGVLNTALKKASYLEGYHHVDPDEFVASSFDMITRLISTGGDPA from the coding sequence ATGGGACAGGAAGAACGCCGTCAGCAGAGCATGGAACTCAAGAAGCGTGACATCGTGGACGCCGCCGAGAGGGTCTTCTTCTCGAAGGGCTACCAGAGCTCCTCGATGAACGAGGTGGCCAAGGATGCGGAGTTCAGCAAGCGCACCGTCTACACGTATTTCACCAGCAAGGAGCAGATCTACTTCGAGATCATGATCCGGGGCTACCGGTTGCTCCTCGACAGGCTCGAACGCGATCTGCGGGAGACGAACCCTGCCGACGCGCTTCAGGAACTGCGCTGCATCTTCCTCACGTTGTTCAGCTTCGGCCAGGATCATCCCGACCACTTCCGGGCGATCATGGACTACGAGACGAAGGGTTCGGACAACAGGCCGGGTGTCCCGGACGAATCCCGGGACGAGTGCTATCGGCTGGGCGAGCAGTTGTTCGGCCACCTCGCCCACGCGCTGGCCCGCGGCCGTGCCGAGGGAACGTTCAGCGATGTGGCCGATTGCGGATCGGCCGCGTTGACCCTGTGGGCATGCGCGATCGGGGTGCTCAACACCGCACTCAAGAAGGCCTCCTACCTCGAGGGCTACCACCACGTCGACCCGGACGAGTTCGTCGCCAGTTCGTTCGACATGATCACGCGCCTGATCAGCACCGGCGGCGATCCGGCATGA
- a CDS encoding cytochrome c biogenesis CcdA family protein: MGTELLSAGGVLAAFLAGGVALFAPCCIVFLAPSYLAAAVKNRRWRLLPLTFVFATGLSLVLVPITLGVSLIAGAIAKYHAVLYWAGGLLMIGLGVLALSGRMWSLPSMMRAPDTGRADTATFFSLGVFSGVASSCCAPVLAGVMTLSAMSGSGLGGLVLGLAYVFGMVLPLFVMALLWDVLPRGGQPRLRARPVRLAVAGRVVATNTVNLAVAVGFTVMGIAVITQAGAADMTGGNSPLVPVGGWLSRVFARLLAWSAPIPEPVVGLVLLMLAALFVVVTLRERAGDHAEAAEPGTTAEPVDTEPDHTLRTDR, encoded by the coding sequence ATGGGCACCGAACTGCTGTCGGCCGGTGGCGTGCTGGCCGCGTTCCTCGCGGGCGGGGTGGCGTTGTTCGCCCCCTGCTGCATCGTCTTCCTGGCACCCAGCTACCTCGCCGCGGCGGTGAAGAACCGGCGTTGGCGCCTGCTTCCCCTCACCTTCGTGTTCGCCACGGGGCTGTCCCTGGTCCTCGTCCCGATCACGCTGGGCGTGAGCCTGATCGCGGGCGCGATAGCGAAGTACCACGCCGTCCTCTACTGGGCCGGGGGCCTGCTCATGATCGGCCTCGGCGTGCTCGCGCTGTCGGGACGGATGTGGTCGCTCCCGTCGATGATGCGGGCACCCGACACCGGCCGCGCCGACACCGCGACCTTCTTCAGCCTCGGGGTGTTCTCGGGCGTCGCCTCCAGCTGCTGTGCCCCGGTGCTCGCCGGGGTCATGACGCTGTCGGCGATGTCCGGTTCGGGCCTCGGCGGGCTCGTGCTCGGCCTGGCGTACGTGTTCGGCATGGTGCTGCCGTTGTTCGTCATGGCGCTGTTGTGGGACGTGCTTCCCAGGGGTGGGCAGCCGCGGCTGCGGGCGCGGCCGGTGCGCCTCGCCGTCGCCGGGCGCGTGGTGGCCACCAACACCGTCAATCTCGCCGTGGCCGTCGGCTTCACGGTCATGGGCATCGCCGTCATCACCCAGGCCGGAGCTGCGGACATGACCGGGGGAAACAGTCCTCTGGTGCCGGTGGGCGGCTGGCTGAGCCGGGTCTTCGCGCGCCTGCTCGCCTGGAGCGCACCGATTCCCGAGCCCGTTGTCGGGCTCGTCCTGCTGATGCTGGCCGCCCTGTTCGTGGTGGTCACCCTCCGCGAAAGGGCAGGAGACCACGCGGAGGCCGCGGAGCCCGGAACCACAGCGGAGCCCGTGGATACCGAGCCCGATCACACCCTGAGGACCGACCGATGA
- a CDS encoding Acg family FMN-binding oxidoreductase: protein MNRKVIKVALIVVAILVGICLLAVSALMAISGAWTRRTYLEPWGRDYASSHADPRVRLVATGLLAASNHNMQPWLIRLDEDDASSFLLYADSSRMTPQVDPEARQLMISQGTFLEYVAVAGEHEGWDVRIDLFPDGQYDEDHLAESMNETPVARVTLSAAEAHDAPLFDATFLPDTNRAAYEPQALSPEQVATLEALPEQDDEGTVSVLQDDTDVRTIGQYAMRAATIEAGVARVMDEGNAIFRANERQKNLYRYGYSVEGQGTTGLMKHILQGLLTLRPSLNTGPAASENFIRSTQTSVDATPAYAMIVTDDNSRRAQVESGMLYSRLVLTGHTLGLAMQPLSQVLEEYPEMRVPHDEFQALYAPDGGTVQMVFRVGQPTENVPVSMRRDVMDLIEG, encoded by the coding sequence ATGAACCGCAAGGTGATCAAAGTGGCGCTGATCGTGGTGGCGATCCTCGTCGGCATCTGTCTGCTCGCGGTGAGCGCGCTCATGGCGATCAGCGGAGCCTGGACGAGGCGGACGTACCTGGAACCCTGGGGCAGGGACTACGCGTCCTCGCACGCCGATCCCCGGGTGCGCCTGGTCGCCACGGGCCTGCTGGCGGCGAGCAATCACAACATGCAGCCCTGGCTGATCAGGCTCGACGAGGACGACGCGTCGTCGTTCCTCCTGTACGCCGACAGCTCCCGGATGACCCCGCAGGTCGATCCGGAGGCACGTCAGCTGATGATCTCGCAGGGAACCTTCCTGGAGTACGTCGCCGTGGCGGGCGAGCACGAGGGCTGGGACGTGCGGATCGACCTCTTCCCCGACGGCCAGTACGACGAGGACCACCTTGCCGAGAGCATGAACGAGACGCCGGTCGCCAGGGTCACGCTGTCGGCGGCGGAGGCACATGACGCCCCCCTGTTCGACGCCACCTTCCTGCCGGACACCAACCGGGCGGCCTACGAGCCCCAGGCGCTGTCCCCGGAGCAGGTCGCCACCCTCGAAGCACTTCCGGAACAGGACGACGAGGGGACGGTGTCCGTCCTCCAGGACGACACCGATGTGCGGACGATCGGCCAGTACGCGATGCGCGCCGCCACGATCGAGGCGGGCGTGGCCCGGGTGATGGACGAGGGCAACGCCATCTTCAGGGCCAACGAACGTCAGAAGAACCTCTACCGCTACGGCTATTCCGTCGAGGGACAGGGCACGACCGGGCTGATGAAGCACATCCTGCAGGGGTTGCTCACCCTGCGTCCGTCGCTCAACACCGGCCCGGCGGCGTCCGAGAACTTCATCCGGAGCACACAGACCTCCGTGGACGCCACCCCCGCCTACGCGATGATCGTGACCGACGACAACAGCCGGCGCGCGCAGGTGGAGAGCGGCATGCTCTACAGCCGGCTCGTCCTCACCGGGCACACCCTCGGCCTGGCGATGCAGCCCCTCAGCCAGGTGCTGGAGGAGTATCCCGAGATGCGTGTGCCCCACGACGAGTTCCAGGCGCTGTATGCACCCGACGGGGGCACGGTGCAGATGGTGTTCCGCGTGGGGCAGCCCACCGAGAACGTGCCGGTGAGCATGCGGCGCGACGTCATGGACCTGATCGAGGGCTGA
- a CDS encoding organic hydroperoxide resistance protein: METILYTAEALSTGEGRNGHVRTTDGRVDLDLAIPQSMGGSGQGANPEELFAAGYAACFHSALQAVARSQKVKVTDSSVGGRVHIGPNGQGGFQLAVELEVTIPDLPHDQAQALADAAHQVCPYSNATRGNIDVTISVVED; encoded by the coding sequence ATGGAGACCATTCTCTACACCGCCGAAGCACTGTCGACCGGCGAGGGCCGCAACGGCCACGTTCGCACGACCGACGGCCGCGTCGACCTCGACCTGGCGATCCCGCAGTCGATGGGCGGCTCCGGCCAGGGCGCCAACCCCGAAGAGCTGTTCGCGGCCGGCTACGCCGCCTGCTTCCACTCCGCGCTGCAGGCGGTCGCGCGCTCGCAGAAGGTCAAGGTCACCGACTCGAGCGTCGGGGGACGCGTCCACATCGGCCCCAACGGCCAGGGCGGGTTCCAGCTGGCCGTCGAACTCGAGGTGACCATCCCCGACCTGCCGCACGACCAGGCCCAGGCGCTGGCCGACGCGGCTCACCAGGTGTGCCCGTACTCGAACGCGACCCGCGGCAACATCGACGTCACGATCTCGGTCGTCGAGGACTGA
- a CDS encoding peroxiredoxin family protein: MSQKTATPKTTRRAAANTGGTSRAGGVPYRTRRDRLRETRAREERARRRRRRLGAVGALLILAVIGFGLWSAVPKSGETATMAPDFTLPTTAGGTVTLSDLRGGPVVLYFNEGAGCGSCTAQMAAIEDDPGFADAGITVLPIVMNTAEQIGPDLDQYGVTTPYLLDDGTVSAAYDVLGKGMHEGLPGHGFVLVDAGGVQRWYGNYPSMWLAPDDLLEEATSHL, translated from the coding sequence ATGAGCCAGAAGACAGCGACCCCGAAGACCACTCGACGCGCGGCGGCGAACACCGGCGGCACGAGCCGGGCCGGCGGCGTGCCGTACCGGACCCGGCGCGACCGGCTTCGCGAGACGAGGGCCAGGGAGGAACGGGCTCGCAGACGCCGCCGTCGGCTGGGGGCGGTCGGCGCGCTGCTGATACTGGCCGTCATCGGCTTCGGGTTGTGGTCCGCGGTGCCGAAGTCCGGTGAGACCGCCACCATGGCGCCCGACTTCACGTTGCCCACGACGGCAGGCGGCACCGTGACGTTGAGCGATCTGCGTGGCGGACCCGTCGTCCTCTACTTCAACGAGGGTGCGGGCTGCGGCTCGTGCACCGCCCAGATGGCCGCGATCGAGGACGATCCCGGCTTCGCCGACGCCGGCATCACCGTGCTGCCGATCGTCATGAACACCGCCGAGCAGATCGGGCCCGACCTCGATCAGTACGGGGTCACCACGCCCTACCTGCTGGACGACGGCACTGTGTCGGCCGCCTATGACGTCCTCGGCAAGGGGATGCACGAGGGGCTGCCGGGGCACGGGTTCGTCCTCGTCGACGCCGGTGGCGTCCAGCGCTGGTACGGCAACTACCCGTCGATGTGGCTCGCCCCCGACGACCTCCTCGAGGAAGCGACCTCGCACCTGTAG
- a CDS encoding WYL domain-containing protein: MPTESSPTARALLALEVIQTNPGVSAERLAAALGVTERAARRYVGILREAEIPILSRRGPYGGYTVGRGVRLPPLVFSAIEALGLVMVALDAGRDATDTADPVGSALAKILRALPEAVAAQAYSVRRTARAVPDRHAVRPDAATTAALVEACSARRVVRLGYRSEAGVERVRLIEPWGVVARQRRWYLVCVRVETRAVRTYRLDRVRSVEVTDTGFDLPADLDPVEVLEESLAAGWEYPTRVLIEAPVDEVSWLPRSIGHLEPVDEHRCRLVGSTSDPAWYAELLAELPVAFRVEQGTELRTAVRVLGQRLLDAGS, translated from the coding sequence GTGCCCACGGAGTCCAGCCCGACCGCCCGAGCGCTGCTCGCCCTGGAGGTCATCCAGACGAACCCGGGTGTGAGTGCCGAGCGGCTGGCCGCCGCCCTGGGCGTGACCGAGCGGGCGGCGCGCCGATACGTCGGCATCCTGCGTGAGGCCGAGATACCGATCCTCTCGCGTCGCGGACCCTACGGCGGCTACACCGTGGGCAGGGGCGTGCGGCTGCCCCCGCTGGTCTTCAGCGCGATCGAGGCGCTCGGGCTCGTGATGGTCGCCCTCGACGCCGGCAGGGACGCCACCGACACCGCCGATCCCGTGGGGAGCGCGCTGGCCAAGATCCTGCGCGCGCTGCCCGAGGCGGTCGCGGCACAGGCCTACTCCGTCCGCCGGACGGCGCGCGCCGTCCCCGATCGGCATGCGGTGCGCCCGGATGCGGCCACCACCGCCGCGCTGGTCGAGGCATGCTCGGCGCGTCGTGTCGTACGGCTCGGATACCGCTCGGAGGCGGGCGTCGAGCGGGTGAGGCTGATCGAACCGTGGGGCGTGGTCGCCCGCCAGCGGCGCTGGTATCTGGTGTGCGTGCGGGTCGAGACCAGAGCCGTGCGAACCTACCGGCTCGACCGGGTGCGAAGCGTCGAGGTCACCGACACGGGGTTCGACCTCCCGGCGGACCTGGATCCCGTCGAGGTCCTGGAGGAGAGCCTGGCGGCCGGATGGGAGTATCCGACCCGGGTGCTGATCGAGGCCCCGGTTGACGAGGTGAGCTGGTTGCCGCGCTCGATCGGCCACCTTGAACCGGTGGACGAGCACCGGTGTCGGCTGGTCGGGTCGACCAGCGACCCCGCCTGGTACGCCGAACTGCTCGCCGAGCTTCCGGTGGCCTTCCGTGTGGAGCAGGGAACCGAGTTGAGGACGGCTGTCCGCGTCCTCGGGCAGCGGTTGCTGGACGCGGGCTCGTGA
- a CDS encoding response regulator transcription factor codes for MAEQVSTNPRVLVVDDEKALAGVVASYLARAGYEVSLEHDGLRAVSTARALDPDVVVLDLGLPGLDGIEVCRQVRTFSDCYILMLTARGDEVDRLIGLSVGADDYITKPFSNRELVARVQTVLRRPRRSAATAAEAPRVFGELRIDAGARDVWIGEEPVALTRTEFDILDAVSGSPKVALSRRQIIDRVWDAAWVGDDHVVDVHVANLRHKLGDDPSDPRYILTVRGIGYRMGRG; via the coding sequence ATGGCCGAACAGGTTTCGACGAATCCGCGCGTCCTCGTGGTGGACGACGAGAAGGCGCTCGCGGGGGTGGTCGCGTCCTACCTGGCGCGAGCCGGCTACGAGGTCTCGCTGGAGCACGACGGCCTGCGCGCGGTGTCCACCGCCCGCGCGCTGGACCCCGACGTGGTCGTCCTCGACCTCGGCCTGCCCGGTCTCGACGGCATCGAGGTCTGCAGGCAGGTCCGGACCTTCTCCGACTGCTACATCCTCATGCTGACCGCACGGGGCGACGAGGTCGACAGGCTCATCGGCCTGTCGGTGGGAGCCGACGACTACATCACCAAGCCGTTCAGCAATCGCGAGCTGGTGGCCCGCGTCCAGACCGTGCTGCGCAGGCCCCGGCGGTCGGCCGCCACGGCAGCGGAGGCCCCACGGGTCTTCGGGGAACTGCGGATCGACGCGGGGGCGCGTGACGTCTGGATCGGCGAGGAGCCGGTGGCACTGACGCGAACCGAGTTCGACATCCTCGACGCGGTCTCCGGCTCGCCGAAGGTCGCGCTCAGCCGCCGCCAGATCATCGACCGGGTGTGGGACGCCGCCTGGGTCGGGGACGATCACGTGGTCGACGTCCATGTGGCGAATCTGCGGCACAAACTCGGGGACGACCCGAGCGACCCTCGCTACATTCTCACCGTGCGCGGCATCGGCTACCGGATGGGCAGAGGATGA